One Mailhella massiliensis DNA segment encodes these proteins:
- a CDS encoding DsrE family protein: MYYDLIIHVDDNDKGRLNLAFNNVANYKAGLPGEEFSVVLVANGPAIQLFTRDNAELAERGRKLMAEGLSIRLCNNAIKAFNVPVSELWEGCEVVPAGVVEIVKLQREGFAYLRP, translated from the coding sequence ATGTACTACGACCTCATCATCCATGTGGACGACAACGACAAAGGCCGCCTGAACCTGGCCTTCAACAACGTGGCAAACTATAAGGCCGGCCTTCCGGGCGAGGAATTTTCCGTTGTGCTGGTGGCCAACGGCCCGGCGATTCAGCTCTTTACCCGCGACAACGCGGAACTTGCCGAACGCGGCAGAAAGCTTATGGCCGAAGGCCTTTCCATCAGGCTGTGCAACAACGCCATCAAGGCCTTCAACGTGCCCGTTTCCGAGCTGTGGGAAGGCTGTGAGGTCGTGCCTGCTGGCGTGGTGGAAATCGTGAAATTGCAGCGCGAAGGCTTCGCCTACCTGAGGCCGTAG
- a CDS encoding cupin domain-containing protein has translation MKNTVTRMLFVLFAATVAFPGQAPASETGRAQTIIRNGEQAALKGSAQYFTGNVRIDPLYPANGDMRSSGGSVTFEPGARSHWHIHPVGQALIVTSGVGLTQEWGKPVQEIRPGDVVLCPVGVKHWHGASPNSSMTHISICEEKEPGKVVEWLEEVTDEQYNAR, from the coding sequence ATGAAAAACACCGTGACGAGAATGCTGTTCGTACTTTTTGCCGCCACCGTCGCTTTTCCCGGGCAGGCTCCCGCGTCGGAAACGGGCAGAGCGCAGACCATCATACGCAACGGGGAACAGGCCGCTTTAAAAGGCTCGGCGCAGTATTTCACCGGCAATGTGCGCATCGATCCGCTCTATCCCGCCAACGGCGACATGCGCTCCAGCGGAGGCAGCGTCACCTTCGAACCGGGAGCGCGTTCCCACTGGCACATCCATCCCGTGGGGCAGGCGCTCATCGTCACTTCCGGCGTGGGCCTCACGCAGGAATGGGGCAAACCCGTGCAGGAAATCCGTCCCGGCGACGTGGTGCTCTGCCCCGTGGGGGTCAAGCACTGGCACGGAGCTTCCCCGAACAGCTCCATGACGCACATTTCCATCTGCGAGGAGAAGGAGCCCGGCAAGGTGGTGGAATGGCTGGAAGAAGTGACGGACGAGCAGTACAACGCAAGGTAG
- a CDS encoding RNA methyltransferase, translating into MMRNDNDRENLLPGMKPVLELLEREPERVDMVFVRKGRTGAESARLLDLCREYGVRFSLVNDETLVRMADRAGHQGVVARLREASFMPWETFLEQAAHAPLPLMVALDQVQDPGNVGTLARTLFAMGGAGLILPRHNSAFLGPGARRSAAGALERLPITQVVNLSRAVEEARKAGFVTCAAQKVEESVNPLVEKLPLPALLVLGNEEKGVRPGVLRHCDCSLCIPFRRDFDSLNVAQAGAILISCFARSLEL; encoded by the coding sequence ATGATGAGAAACGACAACGACAGGGAAAATCTTTTGCCGGGCATGAAACCCGTGCTGGAACTGCTGGAACGCGAACCTGAAAGAGTGGACATGGTGTTCGTCCGCAAGGGGCGCACAGGGGCGGAAAGCGCCCGTCTGCTGGACCTGTGCCGCGAATACGGCGTGCGCTTTTCCCTGGTGAACGACGAAACCCTCGTGCGCATGGCGGACAGAGCCGGACATCAGGGCGTTGTCGCCAGGCTGCGCGAGGCCTCCTTCATGCCCTGGGAAACCTTTCTGGAACAGGCCGCCCATGCGCCTCTTCCGCTCATGGTGGCGCTCGATCAGGTGCAAGACCCCGGCAACGTGGGCACGCTGGCCCGTACGCTCTTCGCCATGGGCGGGGCCGGGCTCATCCTTCCCAGGCACAACAGCGCCTTCCTCGGGCCGGGGGCCCGGCGTTCCGCCGCAGGCGCGCTGGAGCGTCTGCCCATCACGCAGGTGGTCAACCTTTCCCGCGCCGTGGAGGAAGCGAGAAAGGCGGGCTTCGTCACCTGCGCCGCGCAGAAGGTGGAAGAGAGCGTGAATCCTCTGGTGGAGAAACTGCCCCTTCCCGCGCTGCTGGTGCTCGGCAACGAGGAAAAGGGCGTGCGCCCGGGAGTGCTCAGGCACTGCGACTGCAGCCTGTGCATCCCCTTCCGCCGCGATTTCGATTCCCTCAACGTGGCGCAGGCCGGGGCCATACTCATTTCCTGCTTCGCCCGCTCGCTGGAGCTGTAA
- a CDS encoding HD family phosphohydrolase — protein MKKTRKISPVSVSQLLGHSRSMFMHHHHDWGLVSLALALALVSLLCAVQPGRTARVVYPAGEIAAHDVVSDRDLLVEDPQATQQRRDRALALQPMVFDIDKKGIERFRQESLGLLDEINRRGLDDAGLEKVRRAFNERHLSDVSSSAFRLLSASYVQEYLLNTLIPWMESSLSNGVIADMRQLSNTDNAAVVRDLDSGTEVLRTQAGGLKDIRMFKVALGRKLRAEEKLNSRAKVVLQEVMPLMVVPTLAVNQEVTSQRNEEMLAAVEPVFYKVQTGEVLVRAGDIVTHEQQIKLQALFRATPGVVDWHVFFGCLVLGFFLLLGLFITPSGNKGTVLRTKDQNLIALLLVVFSLAAWCTMYLLVAVASTPIAHILAFAFPVAGGTGLAALIFAARRYCTVGLMLSFFATVIFRGDIALFFFYFMSSMTNTWLVLRAQNRQDVVWGSLPLLLWMLMTGFGAALFIHLEWAQLPVLLAALFCNAIGSLFLLFALSPVLEMLMGYTTRFRMMELMNLEHPLLQELMMTVPGTYHHSLVVSNLVEAGAAAIGANSLLCKVGALYHDIGKISRPEYFVENQFGGPNPHDRLSPAMSALILFSHVKQGAELAEEYHLGREITDIIVQHHGTRGAMFFYNKALQMGENPRLQDYSYPGPRPQSKEAAIVMLADSVEASSRTLVDPTPARIRAHVTKIVKGVYAEGQLDESDLTFRDLNKLIDSFVRIITGLFHQRIAYPEEKPEQHKNRQKTEEGRKEEAEELKMEWVVGAPGGACADKTREKGAAEDAAKDAGTGENRAAEQGKNAGCAEEKAPAAGAENGAKNPEKRA, from the coding sequence ATGAAAAAAACTAGGAAAATATCTCCTGTCAGCGTTTCCCAGCTTCTGGGGCATTCCCGCTCCATGTTCATGCACCACCATCACGACTGGGGGCTGGTTTCCCTGGCGCTCGCGCTCGCGCTGGTTTCTTTGCTGTGCGCGGTGCAGCCGGGGCGCACGGCACGGGTGGTCTATCCCGCAGGGGAAATAGCGGCTCATGACGTGGTTTCGGACAGGGATCTTCTCGTGGAAGACCCGCAGGCCACGCAGCAGCGGCGCGACAGGGCGCTGGCGCTCCAGCCCATGGTCTTCGACATCGACAAGAAGGGCATCGAGCGTTTCCGGCAGGAAAGTCTCGGCCTGCTGGACGAGATCAACAGGCGCGGGCTGGACGACGCGGGCCTGGAAAAGGTGCGCCGGGCCTTCAACGAACGGCATCTTTCCGACGTGTCCTCCTCCGCCTTCCGCCTGCTTTCCGCCTCCTATGTGCAGGAATATCTGCTGAACACGCTCATTCCGTGGATGGAGTCCTCCCTTTCCAACGGCGTCATCGCCGACATGCGCCAGCTTTCCAATACCGACAACGCAGCCGTGGTGCGCGATCTGGACAGCGGTACGGAAGTGCTGCGCACGCAGGCGGGCGGCCTCAAGGACATACGCATGTTCAAGGTCGCCCTCGGGCGCAAGCTCCGCGCGGAGGAAAAGCTCAATTCCCGCGCAAAGGTGGTGCTGCAGGAGGTCATGCCCCTCATGGTGGTGCCCACCCTGGCCGTGAATCAGGAAGTGACCAGCCAGCGCAACGAGGAAATGCTCGCCGCCGTGGAACCTGTGTTCTACAAGGTGCAGACCGGGGAAGTGCTGGTGCGCGCGGGCGACATAGTGACCCACGAGCAGCAGATCAAGCTTCAGGCGCTCTTCCGCGCCACGCCCGGCGTGGTGGACTGGCATGTCTTCTTCGGCTGTCTGGTGCTCGGCTTCTTTCTTCTGCTAGGGCTCTTCATCACGCCGAGCGGCAACAAGGGCACGGTGCTGCGCACCAAGGATCAGAACCTCATCGCACTTCTGCTCGTCGTGTTCTCTCTTGCCGCGTGGTGCACCATGTATCTGCTGGTGGCCGTGGCCTCCACGCCCATCGCCCATATTCTTGCCTTCGCCTTTCCCGTGGCGGGCGGCACGGGCCTTGCGGCGCTCATTTTCGCCGCGCGGCGCTACTGCACCGTGGGGCTCATGCTTTCCTTCTTCGCCACGGTCATTTTCCGGGGCGACATTGCGCTGTTCTTCTTCTACTTCATGTCGTCCATGACCAATACCTGGCTTGTGCTGCGTGCGCAGAACAGGCAGGATGTGGTGTGGGGGAGCCTGCCCCTGCTCTTGTGGATGCTCATGACGGGTTTCGGTGCGGCGCTGTTCATCCATCTGGAATGGGCGCAGCTTCCCGTGCTTCTCGCGGCGCTGTTCTGCAATGCCATAGGTTCGCTTTTCCTGCTCTTTGCCCTGAGCCCCGTGCTGGAAATGCTCATGGGATACACCACGCGCTTCCGCATGATGGAGCTTATGAACCTTGAGCATCCTCTGCTTCAGGAACTCATGATGACGGTGCCGGGCACCTATCATCATTCTCTCGTGGTTTCCAACCTTGTGGAGGCCGGGGCTGCGGCCATAGGAGCCAACAGCCTGCTGTGCAAGGTGGGGGCGCTCTACCACGACATCGGCAAGATTTCCCGGCCGGAATACTTCGTGGAAAATCAGTTCGGCGGGCCCAACCCCCACGACAGGCTTTCCCCCGCCATGAGCGCGCTCATTCTCTTCTCCCACGTCAAGCAGGGCGCGGAACTTGCCGAGGAATATCACCTGGGCCGTGAGATCACCGACATCATCGTGCAGCATCACGGTACGCGCGGGGCCATGTTCTTCTACAACAAGGCCCTGCAGATGGGCGAGAACCCGAGGCTTCAGGACTATTCCTACCCCGGGCCGAGACCGCAGAGCAAGGAGGCCGCCATCGTCATGCTGGCCGACTCCGTGGAAGCTTCGAGCCGCACTCTGGTGGACCCGACCCCGGCGCGCATCCGAGCCCATGTGACTAAAATCGTGAAGGGCGTGTATGCCGAAGGTCAGCTCGACGAGTCCGACCTCACCTTCCGCGATCTGAACAAGCTCATCGACAGCTTCGTGCGCATCATCACCGGCCTTTTCCATCAGCGCATCGCCTATCCCGAGGAAAAGCCCGAGCAGCACAAGAACCGCCAGAAGACGGAGGAGGGCAGGAAGGAGGAAGCCGAGGAGCTGAAGATGGAATGGGTGGTCGGCGCTCCCGGCGGCGCCTGCGCGGACAAGACGCGGGAAAAGGGCGCTGCGGAAGACGCTGCGAAGGATGCCGGAACAGGGGAGAACCGGGCTGCGGAGCAGGGGAAAAACGCCGGATGTGCGGAGGAAAAAGCCCCTGCCGCCGGTGCAGAGAACGGCGCGAAGAACCCGGAGAAGAGAGCATGA
- a CDS encoding NAD(P)H-dependent flavin oxidoreductase, whose translation MSFPALKIGDLIARTPIVQGGMGVGISLSRLASAVAEEGGIGVIAGAMVGMREPDVASNPIEANVRALRREIEKARASTSGIIGVNIMVALTTFAEMVKASIESRADVIFSGAGLPMDLPKIFQETCEQKKEEFRTKLVPIVSSGRAATIIAKKWMAKTGLLPDAFVLEGPKAGGHLGFAEEHIFDEAFALEKLVSGVTDAARALEDKAGRAIPVITGGGVFSGADIAKMLSLGASGVQMATRFVATEECDADIRFKQAYVDAKEEDVTIIHSPVGMPGRALDNSFIRAAREGKKKPFKCVFHCIKTCDPATTPYCISSALINAMKGNLDKGFVFCGSNVGRVKSIVSVHELVETLRREYEECVEGAKAQPSLA comes from the coding sequence ATGTCTTTTCCCGCGCTGAAAATCGGTGATCTCATTGCCCGTACGCCCATCGTCCAGGGCGGTATGGGCGTCGGCATATCTCTTTCCCGTCTGGCCTCGGCCGTAGCCGAGGAAGGCGGCATCGGCGTCATTGCCGGTGCCATGGTGGGCATGCGTGAACCCGACGTGGCCTCCAATCCCATCGAAGCCAACGTCCGCGCCCTGCGCCGCGAAATCGAAAAGGCGCGAGCCTCCACTTCGGGCATCATCGGCGTGAATATCATGGTGGCGCTCACCACCTTTGCCGAAATGGTGAAGGCATCCATCGAATCCCGCGCCGACGTCATCTTCTCCGGTGCGGGCCTGCCCATGGATCTGCCCAAGATTTTTCAGGAAACCTGCGAACAGAAGAAGGAAGAATTCCGCACCAAGCTCGTGCCCATCGTTTCTTCCGGCCGCGCCGCAACCATCATCGCCAAGAAATGGATGGCCAAGACCGGCCTTCTGCCCGACGCCTTCGTGCTGGAAGGCCCCAAGGCCGGCGGACATCTCGGCTTTGCCGAAGAGCATATTTTCGATGAAGCCTTTGCTCTGGAAAAACTCGTCTCCGGCGTGACGGACGCCGCCAGGGCCCTGGAAGACAAGGCCGGGCGCGCCATTCCCGTCATCACGGGCGGCGGCGTGTTCAGCGGCGCCGACATTGCGAAGATGCTCTCCCTCGGCGCTTCCGGCGTGCAGATGGCCACCCGCTTCGTGGCCACGGAGGAATGCGATGCAGACATACGCTTCAAGCAGGCCTATGTGGACGCAAAGGAAGAAGACGTGACCATCATTCACAGCCCCGTGGGCATGCCCGGCCGCGCGCTGGACAACTCCTTCATCCGCGCCGCCCGCGAAGGAAAGAAAAAGCCCTTCAAATGCGTGTTCCACTGCATCAAGACCTGCGATCCTGCCACCACGCCCTACTGCATCTCTTCCGCCCTCATCAACGCCATGAAGGGCAACCTCGACAAGGGCTTCGTGTTCTGCGGTTCCAATGTAGGCCGCGTGAAGAGCATCGTTTCCGTGCATGAGCTTGTGGAAACGCTGCGCAGGGAATACGAGGAATGTGTGGAGGGCGCGAAAGCGCAGCCCTCCCTGGCCTGA
- the era gene encoding GTPase Era, with amino-acid sequence MARIENEHRCGWVALMGPPNAGKSTLLNALLGQKISIVTSKPQTTRSRVVGIMSEPGAQVIFMDTPGVNHSRQQQRGHLSKMMSQAAWQSMAAAHAVMLVLDSDLYIRRPEFLERDIQSLRDALADDDRPLLVVVNKVDLFHDKSRMLPLLVKLQEYFPKAEVFPMSALTKDGLDELKKIIAGMMPEGASQFPEDQLSTSPTRFLAAEIVREKVFERLRQEVPYTTAVDIESWEEEPERDLTIIHAVIFVQRPSHKAMVIGRAGATIKEIGTDARRDIQKLIGGKVHLQLFVKVKDNWAEDTELLHDLGLEED; translated from the coding sequence ATGGCCAGAATAGAGAATGAACACCGTTGCGGATGGGTCGCCCTCATGGGGCCGCCCAACGCGGGCAAGTCCACGCTGCTCAACGCCCTTCTGGGACAGAAGATAAGCATCGTGACTTCCAAGCCGCAGACCACGCGCAGCCGCGTGGTGGGCATCATGTCGGAACCGGGAGCGCAGGTCATCTTCATGGATACCCCCGGCGTGAACCACTCCCGCCAGCAGCAGCGCGGCCACCTGAGCAAGATGATGAGCCAGGCCGCATGGCAGAGCATGGCCGCCGCTCATGCGGTGATGCTGGTGCTCGATTCCGACCTGTACATCCGCAGGCCGGAATTTCTGGAGCGCGACATACAGTCGTTGCGCGACGCCCTTGCGGACGACGACCGCCCCCTGCTCGTGGTGGTGAACAAGGTGGACCTTTTCCACGACAAGTCGCGCATGCTGCCGCTTCTCGTGAAGCTTCAGGAATACTTCCCCAAAGCCGAGGTCTTCCCCATGTCCGCCCTCACCAAGGACGGGCTGGACGAACTCAAGAAGATCATTGCGGGCATGATGCCGGAAGGCGCTTCCCAGTTCCCGGAAGATCAGCTTTCCACCTCGCCCACGCGTTTTCTCGCTGCGGAAATCGTGCGTGAGAAGGTGTTCGAGCGCCTGCGTCAGGAAGTGCCCTATACCACCGCCGTGGACATCGAATCGTGGGAAGAGGAGCCCGAGCGCGACCTCACCATCATTCACGCGGTCATCTTCGTGCAGCGTCCTTCGCACAAGGCCATGGTCATAGGCCGGGCCGGAGCCACCATCAAGGAAATAGGCACGGACGCCCGCCGCGACATCCAGAAGCTCATCGGCGGCAAGGTGCATCTGCAGCTTTTCGTCAAGGTCAAGGACAACTGGGCGGAAGATACCGAACTTCTGCACGACCTCGGGCTGGAAGAGGATTAA
- a CDS encoding flavodoxin family protein, which produces MKRRDFLKHSLAAAGGALLAATAQPLSHARAGENSTGGAMNILVLTGSPRKNGNSAILADHFIRGVTEAGHHAERFDAAFHNVHPCTACNSCGMNGPCVFQDDFSFVRERILRADVVAFATPMYYFGMSAQLKAVIDRFYAISSLLHTPKKAVLMMTYANHSARNESPILTHYEVLLEYLGWTDAGRVIAPGVWPAGAVERTPYPGQACALGKSL; this is translated from the coding sequence ATGAAACGACGCGACTTTCTCAAACATTCTCTCGCCGCGGCGGGAGGCGCACTCCTCGCCGCAACAGCCCAGCCCCTTTCCCATGCCCGGGCGGGGGAAAACTCCACAGGGGGAGCCATGAACATCCTGGTACTTACCGGAAGTCCGAGGAAAAACGGCAATTCCGCCATTCTGGCCGATCATTTCATCCGGGGCGTCACCGAGGCGGGACACCATGCGGAGCGCTTCGACGCGGCATTCCACAACGTGCACCCCTGCACGGCCTGCAACAGCTGCGGCATGAACGGCCCCTGCGTGTTTCAGGACGATTTTTCCTTCGTGCGCGAGCGCATCCTCCGCGCGGATGTTGTGGCCTTCGCCACTCCCATGTACTATTTCGGCATGTCGGCCCAGCTCAAGGCCGTCATCGACCGCTTCTATGCCATAAGCTCCCTGCTTCACACACCGAAGAAGGCCGTGCTCATGATGACCTACGCCAACCATTCCGCAAGAAACGAAAGCCCCATACTCACCCATTACGAAGTGCTTCTGGAATACCTGGGCTGGACGGACGCCGGGCGGGTGATCGCCCCCGGCGTATGGCCGGCAGGAGCCGTGGAACGCACGCCCTACCCCGGGCAGGCCTGCGCTCTCGGCAAAAGCCTGTAA
- a CDS encoding PhoH family protein, which translates to MRVKSSFAETLAFDDAGLASQLFGPLNAHLELIADASGADLQTRGTELTVSDPRPEQRELLLNLFTQGYGLLRSGHTLRGEDLLQGYEELLRNRHADISRMFREASVIVSPRKSILARNTAQRQYMELLRKNELVFATGPAGTGKTYLAVAMAVSMLSAKRVKKIVLTRPAVEAGERLGFLPGDMEDKVNPYLRPLYDALNDMLGPQGFAQKQESGVIEVAPLAFMRGRTLNDAFLILDEAQNTTREQMKMFLTRMGFGSRAVITGDVTQIDLPPVNRAFLREGEKEGETRSGLVHALKVLEGVRGVAVHHFHSSDVVRHPLVGRIVEAYDRYEKN; encoded by the coding sequence ATGCGTGTGAAATCGTCCTTTGCGGAAACGCTGGCCTTTGACGACGCCGGGCTGGCCAGCCAGCTTTTCGGCCCCTTGAACGCTCATCTGGAGCTTATTGCCGACGCCTCCGGCGCGGATTTGCAGACGCGGGGCACGGAACTTACCGTCAGCGACCCGCGCCCGGAACAGCGCGAACTTCTGCTCAATCTTTTTACGCAGGGCTACGGGCTTCTGCGCAGCGGCCACACCCTGCGGGGCGAGGATCTGCTCCAGGGCTACGAGGAACTTCTGCGCAACCGTCATGCCGACATAAGCAGAATGTTCCGCGAGGCGAGCGTCATCGTCTCCCCGAGAAAGAGCATTCTCGCCCGCAACACGGCGCAGCGGCAGTACATGGAACTTCTGCGAAAGAACGAACTGGTGTTCGCCACCGGCCCCGCAGGCACGGGCAAGACGTATCTTGCCGTGGCCATGGCCGTTTCCATGCTTTCCGCCAAGCGCGTGAAGAAAATCGTGCTTACCCGGCCCGCCGTGGAGGCGGGGGAGCGGCTGGGCTTTCTGCCCGGCGATATGGAAGACAAGGTGAACCCCTACCTGCGCCCGCTGTACGACGCGCTGAACGACATGCTCGGCCCGCAGGGCTTTGCCCAGAAGCAGGAATCGGGCGTCATCGAGGTCGCGCCGCTGGCCTTCATGCGCGGCCGCACGCTGAACGACGCCTTCCTCATTCTCGACGAGGCGCAGAACACCACGCGCGAGCAGATGAAGATGTTTCTTACCCGCATGGGCTTCGGCTCCCGCGCCGTCATCACCGGCGACGTGACGCAGATAGACCTTCCGCCCGTGAACAGGGCCTTCCTGCGCGAAGGCGAAAAGGAAGGGGAAACCCGTTCCGGCCTTGTTCACGCCCTGAAGGTGCTTGAGGGCGTGCGCGGCGTGGCCGTCCATCATTTCCACAGTTCCGACGTGGTCCGCCATCCGCTGGTGGGCCGTATCGTGGAAGCCTACGATCGGTATGAAAAAAACTAG
- a CDS encoding YggS family pyridoxal phosphate-dependent enzyme → MSLLEERWRAVLDGMAESVRSSGREAGSVRLVAVSKFHPAADIAELCRLGQRDFGENYIQEARAKQTELAGLDIRWHVIGPVQTNKARDVAGRFFLLHTLDRADLARALLRRMPEGGTQDVLLQINIGEEPQKSGVAPSCAEALCEELLQGGLVSAEGTGLCLRGLMCLPPRCGEGEEARPYFVALRKLRDRLSARTGLALPELSMGMSGDYRQAIEEGSTMIRVGTDIFGPRPVKV, encoded by the coding sequence ATGAGTCTGCTGGAAGAACGCTGGAGGGCCGTGCTGGACGGCATGGCCGAATCCGTACGCAGTTCCGGCCGCGAGGCGGGCAGTGTGCGCCTTGTGGCGGTATCGAAGTTTCACCCCGCAGCCGACATCGCCGAGCTCTGCCGCCTGGGGCAGCGGGACTTCGGGGAAAACTACATACAGGAAGCCCGCGCCAAGCAGACGGAGCTTGCCGGTCTCGACATACGCTGGCATGTCATAGGCCCGGTGCAGACCAATAAGGCCAGGGATGTCGCGGGGCGCTTTTTTCTGCTGCACACGCTCGACCGCGCCGACCTTGCGCGTGCGCTTCTGCGCCGTATGCCCGAGGGCGGTACGCAGGATGTGCTTCTGCAGATCAATATCGGCGAGGAGCCGCAGAAATCCGGCGTCGCGCCTTCCTGTGCGGAAGCGCTCTGCGAGGAACTTCTGCAGGGCGGACTCGTTTCCGCCGAAGGGACGGGACTCTGCCTGCGCGGTCTCATGTGCCTGCCGCCCCGCTGCGGAGAAGGGGAGGAGGCCCGTCCCTATTTCGTGGCGCTGAGGAAGCTGCGCGACCGCCTTTCCGCCCGCACGGGGCTTGCCCTGCCGGAACTTTCCATGGGCATGTCCGGCGACTACCGGCAGGCCATAGAGGAAGGTTCCACCATGATCCGCGTGGGAACCGACATCTTCGGCCCGAGGCCGGTCAAAGTATAG
- a CDS encoding MBL fold metallo-hydrolase: MKRRTFLGAAAAALALGAGGGAAFLGQEKFGALPEGEELLRIKASPNYVDGEFRNLIPRPVLSDGSSLAGTFFRFLLKKRASDVQPRRVPSQKPDFRALQHSGDTLVWLGHSSFYLQLGGRRLLIDPVLGNHASPVSFSVPAFPGSTPCSARDLPPIDCLLISHDHWDHLEYATVAELRDRTGLVVCGLGTGAHFLRWGFDKARICEADWGDVVNINGNLRIHVTTASHYSGRALTRNKALWTGFMLETPSRKIFFSGDGGYGPHFADMGRRFSGVDLALLDSGQYNESWKYIHMTPEEAVQAAVDLGAKSMLPAHTGRFALAYHPWDEPFRRAYAAAEKARMPLLTPVIGRPVSLETPLPVLPRWWETPGDA, translated from the coding sequence GTGAAACGAAGAACCTTTCTTGGCGCGGCAGCAGCCGCTCTCGCCCTCGGAGCCGGGGGCGGAGCGGCCTTTCTCGGGCAGGAAAAATTCGGCGCGCTGCCCGAAGGCGAGGAGCTTCTGCGCATCAAGGCTTCGCCGAACTATGTGGACGGGGAGTTTCGCAACCTCATTCCCCGGCCCGTGCTGAGCGACGGAAGCTCCCTTGCCGGAACCTTTTTCCGATTCCTTCTGAAAAAGCGGGCATCCGACGTCCAGCCCCGCCGCGTCCCCTCGCAGAAGCCGGATTTTCGCGCGCTTCAGCACTCCGGGGACACGCTCGTATGGCTGGGGCATTCCTCCTTCTACCTGCAGCTCGGCGGCAGGCGTCTGCTCATCGATCCGGTGCTCGGCAACCATGCCTCGCCCGTATCCTTCAGCGTGCCGGCCTTCCCCGGCTCCACGCCCTGTTCCGCGCGCGACCTTCCGCCCATCGACTGCCTGCTCATTTCCCACGATCACTGGGATCACCTTGAATATGCCACCGTCGCCGAGCTCAGAGACCGCACAGGCCTTGTGGTATGCGGTCTGGGTACGGGAGCGCATTTTCTGCGCTGGGGCTTCGACAAGGCGCGCATTTGCGAGGCGGACTGGGGCGATGTGGTGAACATAAACGGCAATCTCCGCATTCATGTCACCACCGCAAGCCACTACTCCGGCCGCGCCCTTACGCGGAACAAGGCCCTCTGGACGGGATTTATGCTGGAAACGCCCTCGCGCAAGATATTCTTCAGCGGCGACGGCGGATACGGCCCGCACTTTGCCGACATGGGCAGGCGCTTTTCCGGTGTGGATCTTGCCCTTCTGGATTCGGGCCAGTACAACGAAAGCTGGAAATACATCCACATGACGCCGGAAGAAGCCGTGCAGGCCGCCGTGGACCTCGGGGCCAAAAGCATGCTTCCCGCCCATACGGGCAGGTTTGCCCTGGCCTATCACCCGTGGGACGAGCCCTTCCGCCGCGCATATGCTGCGGCAGAAAAAGCGCGGATGCCCCTGCTCACCCCCGTCATCGGTCGGCCCGTAAGTCTGGAAACGCCGCTTCCCGTACTCCCCCGCTGGTGGGAAACGCCGGGCGATGCCTGA
- the ybeY gene encoding rRNA maturation RNase YbeY codes for MSRLCVEMRAPCRFCRREWLSWLSAMHEAAFEAGMLPGQENGPRAGEDTGNLPPQEGRIQLIVASDGDIASVNLRNLGCSGPTNILSFPGDDGEVGTLFLSADTLERECVLYGQKAPVHAVRLLAHGMGHILGFDHSPEMDEFCEYLASRASGDGADIEA; via the coding sequence ATGAGCCGGCTCTGCGTGGAAATGCGCGCGCCCTGCCGTTTCTGCAGGAGAGAATGGCTTTCCTGGCTTTCGGCCATGCACGAGGCCGCCTTCGAGGCGGGGATGCTGCCCGGGCAGGAGAACGGGCCCCGCGCCGGTGAGGATACGGGGAATCTGCCTCCCCAAGAGGGGCGCATCCAGCTTATCGTGGCATCGGACGGAGATATCGCTTCCGTGAATCTGCGCAATCTCGGCTGTTCCGGTCCCACCAACATTCTGAGCTTTCCCGGCGACGACGGGGAAGTGGGCACGCTTTTTCTCAGCGCCGATACGCTGGAGAGGGAATGCGTGCTCTACGGGCAGAAGGCTCCCGTCCATGCCGTAAGGCTGCTGGCCCACGGCATGGGGCATATTCTGGGCTTCGACCACAGCCCGGAAATGGACGAGTTCTGCGAGTATCTCGCCTCCCGCGCTTCAGGTGACGGCGCGGATATTGAAGCTTGA